A portion of the Oxynema aestuarii AP17 genome contains these proteins:
- a CDS encoding asparaginase — MTMGKRNSAASLEVRLLREGIVESTHNVQAVVCDNRGRVLSVAGKAQTTAFIRSALKPFQALAVTTTGTLERFDLTDLDLAIICSSHRGTIEQTRQAFNILWRCDVDTSALQCPIPPGKQSPLEHNCSGKHAGMLAVCKQRHFPLETYLKRNHPVQELILDKVAELLRMPAAEFIAVRDDCGAPTYLMELGQMATLYAILASGDSVDMERIVRAMVAHPTMVAGPGEFDTELMSLTEGEIVSKSGAEGVQCIGRVGEGMGLSIKVLDGAKRAKYAVAIHLLKQLGWITPTIAENLADKFIDLTPLKRLDVVGEVSFL; from the coding sequence GTGACAATGGGAAAACGTAACTCAGCCGCATCTCTTGAAGTCCGCTTACTCCGCGAAGGGATTGTCGAATCGACCCACAACGTTCAAGCCGTCGTTTGCGATAACCGGGGTCGAGTGCTATCCGTCGCCGGGAAGGCCCAAACCACCGCCTTTATCCGCTCGGCCCTCAAACCCTTCCAAGCCCTCGCCGTCACCACTACAGGCACCTTAGAACGGTTCGATTTAACCGATCTCGACTTGGCCATTATTTGCAGTTCCCATCGCGGTACCATCGAGCAAACCCGTCAAGCCTTTAATATTTTATGGCGCTGCGATGTCGATACCTCCGCCTTGCAATGTCCGATTCCCCCAGGGAAGCAAAGCCCCCTCGAACACAACTGCTCCGGAAAACACGCCGGAATGCTGGCGGTGTGCAAACAGCGTCATTTTCCCCTCGAAACCTATCTCAAGCGCAACCATCCGGTTCAGGAGTTGATTTTAGATAAAGTCGCCGAATTGCTGCGAATGCCCGCCGCCGAATTTATCGCCGTGCGCGACGACTGCGGGGCGCCAACCTATTTGATGGAATTAGGACAGATGGCAACCCTTTATGCCATCCTCGCCTCCGGGGATAGTGTCGATATGGAACGGATCGTGCGCGCGATGGTCGCCCATCCCACGATGGTCGCCGGACCGGGAGAATTCGATACCGAGCTGATGAGTCTGACCGAAGGGGAAATCGTCAGCAAGTCCGGCGCCGAAGGCGTGCAATGTATCGGACGAGTCGGAGAAGGGATGGGACTGTCGATTAAGGTACTCGACGGGGCCAAACGGGCTAAATATGCCGTCGCCATCCACTTGCTCAAACAACTCGGATGGATTACCCCGACGATCGCCGAAAATCTGGCCGACAAGTTTATTGACCTCACGCCCCTCAAGCGTCTCGATGTCGTCGGGGAAGTTTCTTTTTTATAA
- a CDS encoding DNA adenine methylase, producing the protein MKTGLKRMSKANLLPSKKVDVNSKVVNVATVPQRSPFRYAGGKTWLIPKIRQWLNEREASSKELIEPFAGGGIVSLTAACENLVHRVTMVEKDEGVAAVWQIVLNGGAQWLADKIVNFQLTPENAKEVIENANESLESLAFATIVKNRVNRGGILADGSSFVKKGENGKGIRSRWYPETLKKRILAIGRVKDKINFIQGDGFDVCQQNYSREDVIYFIDPPYPKTGKRLYRYSEVNHQQLFALAARLKGDFLMTYNDAVELREMGNFYDFEMKQVAMKNTHHAKKSELLISKNLAWLSSEVTKKPTDKN; encoded by the coding sequence GTGAAAACAGGGTTAAAACGAATGTCAAAAGCCAATCTATTACCTTCTAAGAAGGTGGATGTAAATTCTAAAGTTGTCAATGTTGCTACTGTCCCTCAACGGAGTCCGTTTCGATATGCAGGTGGGAAAACATGGTTGATTCCCAAGATTCGACAATGGTTGAATGAGCGGGAAGCTAGTAGTAAAGAACTGATTGAACCCTTTGCTGGGGGAGGGATTGTCAGTTTGACGGCTGCATGTGAAAACTTAGTTCACCGGGTAACAATGGTGGAAAAAGATGAAGGTGTTGCGGCTGTATGGCAAATTGTTCTTAATGGAGGTGCCCAATGGCTTGCAGATAAAATTGTTAATTTTCAATTGACTCCAGAAAATGCTAAAGAAGTTATTGAAAATGCGAATGAATCTTTAGAATCTCTAGCTTTTGCTACGATTGTCAAAAATCGTGTCAATCGAGGCGGTATTTTGGCGGATGGATCGAGCTTTGTTAAAAAAGGAGAAAATGGTAAAGGAATTCGGTCGAGATGGTATCCCGAAACACTTAAAAAACGGATTCTTGCTATTGGAAGAGTTAAAGATAAAATCAATTTTATTCAAGGAGATGGATTCGATGTTTGCCAACAGAATTATTCCCGAGAAGATGTGATTTATTTCATCGATCCGCCTTATCCAAAAACGGGCAAAAGACTTTATCGTTATTCGGAGGTGAATCATCAGCAGCTTTTCGCTTTAGCCGCTCGATTAAAAGGGGATTTTTTAATGACTTACAATGATGCGGTGGAGTTAAGAGAAATGGGAAATTTTTATGATTTTGAGATGAAACAAGTGGCGATGAAAAATACTCATCATGCCAAAAAGTCGGAGTTACTCATTAGTAAAAATTTGGCTTGGTTATCCAGTGAAGTGACGAAGAAGCCCACAGATAAGAACTGA
- a CDS encoding NotI family restriction endonuclease, with protein sequence MSNNPLAEVFGFPSNSFSQEANRYRRDRLCPYNNKVANCTKDKANNPLGVCSIYHKKAPVITCPVRFRQDWLIAENAADFFFGKNQQWTILTEVRLKDANNQSAGNIDLVLVAYDRRGKIIDFGAVEVQSVYISGNIRQPFEVYMNQPENWENIKESQLTPYYPTPDYLSSSRKRLIPQLLYKGTILHEWGKKQVIAVQKAFFETLPSLVRVSRDRADLAWNLYDLQKQNDRFQLVLTDVVYTEYWAAINRISTPEIGHSENFIESLQKKLDSHLQN encoded by the coding sequence ATGTCTAATAATCCTCTTGCAGAGGTTTTTGGCTTTCCTAGTAACAGTTTTTCCCAAGAAGCAAATCGATATCGTCGCGATCGGCTGTGTCCTTACAATAATAAAGTCGCTAACTGTACCAAAGATAAAGCAAATAATCCCCTCGGTGTTTGTAGCATTTACCATAAGAAAGCTCCCGTCATTACTTGCCCGGTTCGTTTTCGTCAAGATTGGTTGATTGCTGAAAATGCTGCTGATTTCTTTTTTGGGAAAAATCAACAGTGGACAATTCTAACAGAAGTTCGTTTAAAAGATGCTAATAATCAATCGGCTGGCAATATCGACTTGGTACTGGTTGCTTACGACCGTCGCGGGAAAATCATAGATTTTGGAGCGGTTGAAGTTCAGTCTGTCTACATTTCAGGCAATATCCGACAACCGTTTGAAGTCTACATGAATCAGCCTGAAAATTGGGAAAATATTAAGGAGTCACAATTAACCCCCTACTATCCGACTCCAGATTACCTTTCATCTTCGCGCAAACGATTAATTCCTCAACTCCTTTACAAAGGAACCATTTTGCATGAGTGGGGTAAAAAGCAGGTTATTGCGGTACAAAAAGCATTTTTTGAAACCCTACCCTCTTTAGTGCGAGTTTCACGCGATCGCGCCGATCTAGCCTGGAATCTTTACGACCTCCAAAAACAGAACGATCGCTTTCAACTTGTCCTCACCGATGTCGTTTATACTGAGTATTGGGCGGCAATTAATCGAATTTCTACTCCTGAAATCGGTCATTCAGAAAATTTTATTGAAAGCTTACAAAAAAAACTGGATAGTCACCTACAAAACTGA
- the hpsU gene encoding hormogonium polysaccharide biosynthesis acetyltransferase HpsU, whose amino-acid sequence MSDRPVSPPEPVEPVLDLPPAIDLRQYDQSWFDRGRPGWFILLWWLVQAIAFPLSLHSAHRFRCWLLRRFGARIGQGVMIRPTARFTYPWKVEIGEFSWIGDDVVFYSLDRITVGKHCVISQKTYLCTGNHDIADPAFGLLTAPIAIGNGAWVAADCFVGPGVKIGANAVVGARSSVFTDLPAAQVCFGSPCRPRSPREISSSDR is encoded by the coding sequence ATGAGCGATCGCCCCGTTTCTCCTCCCGAACCTGTCGAACCCGTTCTCGATCTCCCTCCGGCGATCGATTTACGTCAGTACGATCAATCTTGGTTCGATCGCGGGCGCCCGGGTTGGTTCATTTTGCTGTGGTGGTTGGTGCAGGCGATCGCTTTTCCGTTAAGCCTGCATTCCGCCCACCGCTTTCGCTGCTGGTTGTTGCGCCGTTTTGGCGCTCGCATCGGTCAGGGGGTGATGATTCGACCCACCGCCCGTTTTACCTATCCCTGGAAAGTCGAAATCGGCGAGTTTAGCTGGATCGGCGATGATGTCGTTTTCTACAGTCTCGATCGCATCACCGTCGGCAAACATTGCGTAATTTCACAAAAAACTTATTTATGTACCGGGAATCACGACATCGCCGACCCCGCCTTTGGCTTGTTAACGGCGCCGATCGCGATCGGCAATGGCGCCTGGGTCGCTGCCGATTGTTTCGTCGGTCCCGGCGTCAAGATCGGCGCCAATGCGGTTGTCGGCGCCCGCAGCAGTGTCTTCACCGACCTACCCGCCGCCCAAGTTTGTTTCGGTTCCCCCTGTCGTCCCCGTTCCCCCCGCGAGATCTCCTCCTCGGATCGATAG
- a CDS encoding glycosyltransferase family 2 protein: MTSTIKKVPVSVLIPAKNEERNLPACLASLECADEVFLVDSHSSDRTVEIAEAWGAKVKQFDFNGYWPKKKNWSLQTLPFRNEWVLIVDCDERIPPELWQEIAEVIQNPQYEGYYLNRKVYFLGRWIRHGGKYPDFNLRLFKHCKGRYENLGTEGVRNTGDNEVHEHVILKDNLEDKNSPQLTAGHLKADMIHEDFRDIYEWIERHNRYSNWEARVYYNLLEGKEDDSIEASLFGSQAQRKRFLKRIWVRLPFKPTLRFILFYIIQLGFLDGIQGYIYARLLSQYEYQIGVKLYEIRKFGGQLNPHPQDVETSKSLAQTDS, encoded by the coding sequence ATGACCTCCACTATCAAAAAAGTCCCGGTGTCCGTCCTCATTCCCGCTAAAAATGAAGAGCGCAATCTTCCCGCTTGTTTGGCCAGTTTGGAATGTGCGGATGAAGTTTTTCTCGTCGATTCACACAGCAGCGATCGCACCGTAGAAATCGCCGAAGCTTGGGGGGCAAAGGTCAAACAATTTGACTTTAACGGATATTGGCCAAAAAAAAAGAATTGGTCTTTACAAACCCTGCCTTTTCGCAATGAATGGGTGTTGATTGTCGATTGCGACGAACGCATTCCTCCCGAATTATGGCAGGAAATTGCAGAAGTTATTCAAAACCCGCAGTACGAAGGATATTATCTAAATCGTAAGGTTTACTTCCTCGGTCGATGGATTCGTCATGGGGGAAAATATCCCGATTTTAATTTACGCTTGTTCAAGCATTGCAAAGGTCGCTACGAAAATCTCGGGACGGAAGGGGTTCGCAACACGGGGGATAATGAAGTTCACGAACACGTGATTTTAAAAGACAATCTCGAAGATAAAAACAGTCCGCAACTGACCGCCGGACATCTCAAAGCGGATATGATTCACGAAGATTTTCGGGATATTTACGAGTGGATCGAGCGTCACAATCGCTATTCAAATTGGGAAGCTAGAGTTTATTACAATTTACTCGAAGGAAAAGAGGATGATTCGATCGAAGCGAGTTTGTTTGGTTCCCAAGCCCAACGGAAGCGGTTTTTAAAGAGAATTTGGGTACGATTGCCATTTAAACCAACTCTGAGATTTATTCTGTTTTATATTATTCAGCTCGGTTTTCTCGACGGCATTCAGGGTTATATTTATGCCAGGTTATTGAGCCAATACGAGTATCAAATCGGCGTGAAGCTTTACGAAATTCGTAAGTTTGGCGGTCAGCTCAATCCCCATCCCCAGGATGTTGAAACGTCTAAATCTTTAGCTCAAACTGATTCTTAA